One window of the Diospyros lotus cultivar Yz01 chromosome 12, ASM1463336v1, whole genome shotgun sequence genome contains the following:
- the LOC127787143 gene encoding nuclear transport factor 2 isoform X1: protein MASGFAAPVTAVQVGSYFVGQYYQVLQRQPDLAHRFYTDASSMMLVDGDSSESASGMLQIHALVMSLNFTGIEVKTINSLESWNGGVLVVVSGSVRAKDFSGSRKFFQTFLLAPQNKGYFVLNDIFHFINEDVVPQSTGSIFSESKIELQIASSSPLPEPPVTEYGFGEEASEYVNSVHIEGDDQLDEYGLEEQDQQQYQNELEQPQGSAPETVTVLEETPEEEVPPLLQNVPEVVPEPVQSVEEPVGEPEKLTYASILRVPKGQSVPSVSSRPSFPKNAPLASEWHQPQPVAQRTNLPEPSYEAVDENPSLEEEGESKSVYVRNLPPTISAADIEHEFKTFGRITPDGVFIRNRKDIGVCYAFVEFEDLQAVQNAIKASPIQLAGRQVHIEERRANSSGAPRGGRRGRGGRGSSQSEALRGRFSGRSFGRGGSQEARGNGFRGSY from the exons ATGGCGAGCGGGTTCGCGGCTCCCGTTACTGCAGTTCAG GTTGGTTCGTACTTCGTTGGACAGTACTATCAGGTTCTTCAACGGCAACCGGATTTGGCACATCGCTTCTACACTGACGCAAGCTCGATGATGCTGGTTGATGGGGATTCAAGTGAGTCTGCTTCGGGAATGTTG CAAATTCATGCACTTGTCATGTCACTGAATTTTACGGGAATTGAGGTCAAGACAATAAACTCTCTCGAATCTTGGAATGGAGGTGTTCTTGTGGTGGTTTCAGGTTCTGTTCGAGCCAAGGATTTTAGTGGCAGCAGGAAGTTTTTTCAAACGTTTTTGCTTGCACCACAGAACAAAGGTTACTTTGTTCTGAATGACATCTTCCACTTTATTAATGAAGATGTGGTCCCTCAGTCCACGGGATCTATATTTTCTGAAAGCAAGATTGAGCTCCAGATTGCTTCCTCAAGTCCTCTTCCAGAGCCACCAG TGACTGAGTATGGGTTTGGAGAAGAGGCCAGTGAGTATGTGAACTCAGTTCATATTGAAGGGGATGATCAACTTGATGAGTATGGTCTTGAAGAGCAGGATCAGCAGCAGTATCAAAATGAGCTAGAGCAACCACAAGGTTCTGCTCCTGAAACTGTTACTGTATTGGAGGAAACTCCTGAAGAAGAAGTTCCTCCTTTGCTTCAAAATGTGCCAGAAGTTGTGCCAGAACCTGTTCAGTCTGTTGAGGAACCTGTTGGAGAGCCTGAAAAATTAACATATGCTTCAATA TTACGAGTTCCTAAAGGGCAATCTGTTCCCTCTGTTTCTTCTCGGCCATCTTTTCCGAAGAATGCCCCACTTGCTTCTGAATGGCATCAGCCACAGCCAGTTGCACAACGTACCAATTTGCCCGAGCCTAGTTATGAGGCAGTTGATGAAAATCCATCACTTGAAGAAGAag GTGAATCCAAATCTGTCTATGTGAGGAACTTGCCTCCTACCATTTCTGCTGCTGATATTGAGCATGAGTTTAAAACCTTTGGGAGAATCACCCCTGATGGCGTGTTCATCAGGAACAGAAAg GACATTGGTGTGTGCTATGCCTTTGTTGAGTTTGAAGATCTTCAGGCTGTTCAAAATGCAATCAAG GCATCACCTATACAATTGGCTGGAAGGCAAGTCCATATCGAGGAGAGGAGAGCAAACAGCAGTGGTGCTCCAAGAGGTGGCA GAAGGGGGAGGGGCGGCAGAGGAAGTTCCCAATCCGAGGCTCTCAGAGGGCGGTTCTCAGGGCGGAGTTTTGGGAGGGGAGGCAGTCAAGAGGCAAGAGGCAATGGTTTCCGTGGTTCGTACTGA
- the LOC127787143 gene encoding nuclear transport factor 2 isoform X3 yields MSIAMGSKKGCSRVAEIRTFDILIQQFVIGNSMSVCSLFKSEFSQFHVIVCEQIHALVMSLNFTGIEVKTINSLESWNGGVLVVVSGSVRAKDFSGSRKFFQTFLLAPQNKGYFVLNDIFHFINEDVVPQSTGSIFSESKIELQIASSSPLPEPPVTEYGFGEEASEYVNSVHIEGDDQLDEYGLEEQDQQQYQNELEQPQGSAPETVTVLEETPEEEVPPLLQNVPEVVPEPVQSVEEPVGEPEKLTYASILRVPKGQSVPSVSSRPSFPKNAPLASEWHQPQPVAQRTNLPEPSYEAVDENPSLEEEGESKSVYVRNLPPTISAADIEHEFKTFGRITPDGVFIRNRKDIGVCYAFVEFEDLQAVQNAIKASPIQLAGRQVHIEERRANSSGAPRGGRRGRGGRGSSQSEALRGRFSGRSFGRGGSQEARGNGFRGSY; encoded by the exons ATGAGTATAGCAATGGGTTCCAAGAAAGGATGCAGCCGCGTAGCTGAGATCAGGACCTTTGACATTCTTATTCAACAATTTGTTATTGGAAATTCGATGAGTGTCTGTTCTTTGTTCAAATCTGAATTTTCACAGTTTCATGTTATTGTTTGTGAA CAAATTCATGCACTTGTCATGTCACTGAATTTTACGGGAATTGAGGTCAAGACAATAAACTCTCTCGAATCTTGGAATGGAGGTGTTCTTGTGGTGGTTTCAGGTTCTGTTCGAGCCAAGGATTTTAGTGGCAGCAGGAAGTTTTTTCAAACGTTTTTGCTTGCACCACAGAACAAAGGTTACTTTGTTCTGAATGACATCTTCCACTTTATTAATGAAGATGTGGTCCCTCAGTCCACGGGATCTATATTTTCTGAAAGCAAGATTGAGCTCCAGATTGCTTCCTCAAGTCCTCTTCCAGAGCCACCAG TGACTGAGTATGGGTTTGGAGAAGAGGCCAGTGAGTATGTGAACTCAGTTCATATTGAAGGGGATGATCAACTTGATGAGTATGGTCTTGAAGAGCAGGATCAGCAGCAGTATCAAAATGAGCTAGAGCAACCACAAGGTTCTGCTCCTGAAACTGTTACTGTATTGGAGGAAACTCCTGAAGAAGAAGTTCCTCCTTTGCTTCAAAATGTGCCAGAAGTTGTGCCAGAACCTGTTCAGTCTGTTGAGGAACCTGTTGGAGAGCCTGAAAAATTAACATATGCTTCAATA TTACGAGTTCCTAAAGGGCAATCTGTTCCCTCTGTTTCTTCTCGGCCATCTTTTCCGAAGAATGCCCCACTTGCTTCTGAATGGCATCAGCCACAGCCAGTTGCACAACGTACCAATTTGCCCGAGCCTAGTTATGAGGCAGTTGATGAAAATCCATCACTTGAAGAAGAag GTGAATCCAAATCTGTCTATGTGAGGAACTTGCCTCCTACCATTTCTGCTGCTGATATTGAGCATGAGTTTAAAACCTTTGGGAGAATCACCCCTGATGGCGTGTTCATCAGGAACAGAAAg GACATTGGTGTGTGCTATGCCTTTGTTGAGTTTGAAGATCTTCAGGCTGTTCAAAATGCAATCAAG GCATCACCTATACAATTGGCTGGAAGGCAAGTCCATATCGAGGAGAGGAGAGCAAACAGCAGTGGTGCTCCAAGAGGTGGCA GAAGGGGGAGGGGCGGCAGAGGAAGTTCCCAATCCGAGGCTCTCAGAGGGCGGTTCTCAGGGCGGAGTTTTGGGAGGGGAGGCAGTCAAGAGGCAAGAGGCAATGGTTTCCGTGGTTCGTACTGA
- the LOC127787143 gene encoding nuclear transport factor 2 isoform X2: MASGFAAPVTAVQVGSYFVGQYYQVLQRQPDLAHRFYTDASSMMLVDGDSSESASGMLQIHALVMSLNFTGIEVKTINSLESWNGGVLVVVSGSVRAKDFSGSRKFFQTFLLAPQNKGYFVLNDIFHFINEDVVPQSTGSIFSESKIELQIASSSPLPEPPVTEYGFGEEASEYVNSVHIEGDDQLDEYGLEEQDQQQYQNELEQPQGSAPETVTVLEETPEEEVPPLLQNVPEVVPEPVQSVEEPVGEPEKLTYASILRVPKGQSVPSVSSRPSFPKNAPLASEWHQPQPVAQRTNLPEPSYEAVDENPSLEEEGESKSVYVRNLPPTISAADIEHEFKTFGRITPDGVFIRNRKDIGVCYAFVEFEDLQAVQNAIKASPIQLAGRQVHIEERRANSSGAPRGRGRGGRGSSQSEALRGRFSGRSFGRGGSQEARGNGFRGSY; the protein is encoded by the exons ATGGCGAGCGGGTTCGCGGCTCCCGTTACTGCAGTTCAG GTTGGTTCGTACTTCGTTGGACAGTACTATCAGGTTCTTCAACGGCAACCGGATTTGGCACATCGCTTCTACACTGACGCAAGCTCGATGATGCTGGTTGATGGGGATTCAAGTGAGTCTGCTTCGGGAATGTTG CAAATTCATGCACTTGTCATGTCACTGAATTTTACGGGAATTGAGGTCAAGACAATAAACTCTCTCGAATCTTGGAATGGAGGTGTTCTTGTGGTGGTTTCAGGTTCTGTTCGAGCCAAGGATTTTAGTGGCAGCAGGAAGTTTTTTCAAACGTTTTTGCTTGCACCACAGAACAAAGGTTACTTTGTTCTGAATGACATCTTCCACTTTATTAATGAAGATGTGGTCCCTCAGTCCACGGGATCTATATTTTCTGAAAGCAAGATTGAGCTCCAGATTGCTTCCTCAAGTCCTCTTCCAGAGCCACCAG TGACTGAGTATGGGTTTGGAGAAGAGGCCAGTGAGTATGTGAACTCAGTTCATATTGAAGGGGATGATCAACTTGATGAGTATGGTCTTGAAGAGCAGGATCAGCAGCAGTATCAAAATGAGCTAGAGCAACCACAAGGTTCTGCTCCTGAAACTGTTACTGTATTGGAGGAAACTCCTGAAGAAGAAGTTCCTCCTTTGCTTCAAAATGTGCCAGAAGTTGTGCCAGAACCTGTTCAGTCTGTTGAGGAACCTGTTGGAGAGCCTGAAAAATTAACATATGCTTCAATA TTACGAGTTCCTAAAGGGCAATCTGTTCCCTCTGTTTCTTCTCGGCCATCTTTTCCGAAGAATGCCCCACTTGCTTCTGAATGGCATCAGCCACAGCCAGTTGCACAACGTACCAATTTGCCCGAGCCTAGTTATGAGGCAGTTGATGAAAATCCATCACTTGAAGAAGAag GTGAATCCAAATCTGTCTATGTGAGGAACTTGCCTCCTACCATTTCTGCTGCTGATATTGAGCATGAGTTTAAAACCTTTGGGAGAATCACCCCTGATGGCGTGTTCATCAGGAACAGAAAg GACATTGGTGTGTGCTATGCCTTTGTTGAGTTTGAAGATCTTCAGGCTGTTCAAAATGCAATCAAG GCATCACCTATACAATTGGCTGGAAGGCAAGTCCATATCGAGGAGAGGAGAGCAAACAGCAGTGGTGCTCCAAGAG GAAGGGGGAGGGGCGGCAGAGGAAGTTCCCAATCCGAGGCTCTCAGAGGGCGGTTCTCAGGGCGGAGTTTTGGGAGGGGAGGCAGTCAAGAGGCAAGAGGCAATGGTTTCCGTGGTTCGTACTGA